One Erysipelothrix amsterdamensis DNA window includes the following coding sequences:
- a CDS encoding metal ABC transporter ATP-binding protein translates to MAEKEYAIEVEDLTVTYDVKPVLWDCDVKFEKGKLTAIVGPNGAGKSTMIKAIMGLLKPISGKITINGQHQKDEYKNIAYVPQSGSVDWDFPATVEDIVLMGRYGHIGWIKRPRKEDREIANEMLERVGMSAYRDRQISQLSGGQQQRVFLARALTQQAEIYILDEPLKGVDVKTEEILMTLLKELAASGKTVIVVHHDLTSIEGYFDNIALVNVKLVAWGPVQNTFTQENLKLTYHTDVGGIVKS, encoded by the coding sequence ATGGCAGAGAAGGAATATGCAATCGAAGTAGAAGATTTGACGGTTACTTATGACGTTAAACCTGTTCTTTGGGATTGTGACGTGAAATTTGAGAAAGGTAAATTGACCGCAATTGTCGGACCGAATGGTGCCGGTAAATCGACCATGATTAAGGCGATTATGGGTCTTTTAAAACCTATTTCAGGAAAAATAACAATTAACGGACAACATCAAAAAGACGAGTATAAGAATATCGCTTATGTACCTCAAAGCGGAAGTGTTGACTGGGATTTTCCCGCTACCGTGGAAGACATCGTTTTGATGGGACGTTATGGCCATATTGGCTGGATTAAACGTCCACGTAAAGAAGACCGTGAGATTGCTAATGAGATGCTCGAACGTGTTGGGATGAGTGCTTATCGAGATCGACAAATCAGTCAACTCTCTGGTGGTCAACAACAACGTGTTTTCCTTGCTCGTGCATTAACACAACAAGCTGAAATTTATATCTTAGATGAACCGCTAAAGGGAGTCGATGTTAAGACAGAAGAAATCTTAATGACACTTCTTAAAGAACTTGCAGCATCGGGTAAAACAGTCATTGTTGTGCACCACGACCTTACAAGTATTGAGGGATATTTTGATAACATTGCGCTTGTTAATGTAAAACTTGTTGCGTGGGGTCCAGTTCAAAATACCTTCACCCAAGAAAACCTAAAACTTACATACCATACAGATGTAGGAGGTATTGTAAAATCATGA
- a CDS encoding metal ABC transporter permease: MINAIIDLFSNYTFQIVALGSIALGILTGVTGTFAVLRKQSLLGDSIAHSALAGITMAFIMTGTKNTEILLLGALLAGLLATFIINSISNNTRINFESAMALVMSVFFGVGFILLTHIQKMPDSQQAGLERFLFGQAATILQRDVYFVIGVTLVVVVLMILLWKEIKVFSFDPIYAHSIGLSTQFLNIVLSGFIVAAIIMGIQMVGVVLMSALIIAPAVAARQWTHSLTGMTILAAVFGAISGLGGTIVSSLINKFPTGPAIVVIASSIVIISLLFAPGRGIINKGMRQHGAKQAFEADMAIINLLTHQLLDIDAHFTKEQLQEACIIDHHREGKSFDRLFNNLKKRHMVERVDDSMYFKLTRVAKLEYEQNRGDQL; the protein is encoded by the coding sequence ATGATAAATGCAATTATAGATTTGTTTAGTAATTATACATTTCAAATCGTTGCACTTGGATCGATTGCGTTAGGGATTCTTACCGGAGTTACTGGAACATTCGCGGTACTTCGAAAACAAAGTTTACTTGGAGACAGTATCGCTCACTCTGCATTGGCAGGGATTACGATGGCATTTATAATGACCGGTACTAAAAACACAGAAATACTGCTTCTAGGTGCGCTCCTTGCAGGGCTTCTTGCAACGTTTATTATTAACTCAATCTCAAATAACACTCGAATAAACTTCGAGAGTGCAATGGCACTTGTTATGTCGGTATTCTTTGGGGTAGGATTTATTCTTCTTACTCACATTCAAAAAATGCCGGATTCACAACAAGCAGGGTTGGAACGCTTTCTATTTGGTCAAGCAGCCACAATCTTACAAAGAGATGTTTACTTTGTAATCGGTGTAACACTTGTCGTAGTTGTTCTCATGATTCTGTTGTGGAAAGAAATCAAAGTATTCTCATTTGATCCTATTTATGCACATTCAATTGGGTTATCAACACAATTTCTCAATATTGTATTATCAGGATTTATCGTTGCAGCGATTATTATGGGAATTCAAATGGTGGGTGTAGTCCTCATGTCTGCACTTATCATTGCTCCTGCTGTTGCTGCGCGTCAATGGACACATTCTTTGACGGGAATGACAATTCTAGCTGCAGTATTTGGTGCAATTTCAGGTCTTGGTGGAACAATCGTAAGTTCTCTCATAAATAAATTTCCTACAGGTCCTGCAATTGTCGTGATTGCAAGCAGTATTGTTATTATCAGTCTTCTTTTTGCTCCTGGACGCGGTATTATCAACAAAGGGATGCGCCAACACGGTGCAAAACAAGCATTTGAAGCTGATATGGCGATAATTAACCTATTGACACATCAGTTATTGGATATTGATGCACATTTTACAAAAGAACAATTACAAGAAGCATGTATTATTGATCATCATCGTGAGGGGAAATCGTTTGATCGCCTCTTCAACAATCTCAAGAAACGTCATATGGTTGAGCGAGTGGATGACTCAATGTACTTTAAGTTAACACGTGTTGCGAAATTAGAATACGAACAAAATCGAGGTGATCAATTATGA
- a CDS encoding metal ABC transporter permease, with translation MTISIPVQIMMIAVVVALSCSLLGVFLVLKKMAMMSDAITHTILLGIVIGFFITHDFNSPLLILGASITGVLTVYLIEMLQSTRLLSEESSIGVVFPLLFSIAIILITRYAGSVHLDTDAVLLGEIAFAPFDTMLVFGMELPKSLVTMSVILVIDLIFVVIFFKELKLTSFDPLLAATLGFAPVFLHYALMTLISVTAVGAFNAVGSVLVIAFMIGPPITAFLLTHDLVKLILISSGFAIFNAISGYQFATYFDVSIAGSMALMTGISFGIVFLFSPREGLISNKIRRHQQKSEFAELTVLFHLFNHEESDVEAEEAGVWSIYEHLNWSQTKIQKIIESLEMKKYVTIDRDIIKLTDLGREVSINHAETIFDR, from the coding sequence ATGACAATATCAATTCCAGTTCAAATTATGATGATTGCGGTTGTCGTAGCATTATCTTGTTCATTACTCGGCGTATTTTTAGTACTTAAAAAAATGGCAATGATGAGTGATGCAATTACCCATACAATTCTGTTAGGAATTGTAATTGGCTTCTTTATCACACATGACTTTAATTCTCCATTACTAATCTTAGGTGCTTCCATCACGGGGGTTCTAACGGTTTACCTAATTGAGATGTTACAAAGTACGCGTCTTCTTTCGGAAGAATCATCAATTGGTGTCGTATTCCCACTGCTCTTTAGTATCGCGATTATTTTAATTACGCGTTATGCAGGTTCAGTTCACTTAGATACTGATGCTGTATTATTAGGTGAAATCGCGTTTGCGCCATTTGATACAATGCTTGTATTCGGTATGGAGTTACCGAAGAGCTTAGTGACCATGTCAGTGATTTTAGTAATTGACTTAATCTTTGTAGTAATTTTCTTCAAAGAACTTAAACTTACAAGTTTTGACCCACTTCTTGCCGCAACACTAGGCTTTGCGCCAGTATTCCTGCATTATGCATTAATGACGTTAATATCTGTAACGGCTGTAGGTGCATTTAATGCTGTTGGATCGGTACTTGTAATCGCATTTATGATTGGACCACCAATCACAGCATTCTTACTGACACATGACTTAGTTAAATTAATTTTAATCAGTTCTGGATTCGCAATTTTTAATGCAATCTCTGGATATCAATTTGCGACTTACTTTGATGTTTCGATCGCTGGAAGTATGGCACTGATGACAGGAATATCATTTGGTATCGTATTTCTCTTCTCGCCACGAGAGGGTTTAATTTCAAATAAAATTCGCCGTCACCAACAAAAAAGCGAGTTTGCTGAACTTACAGTCTTATTCCATCTGTTTAATCACGAAGAAAGTGATGTAGAAGCAGAAGAAGCGGGCGTATGGAGTATTTATGAACACCTCAACTGGTCTCAAACAAAGATACAAAAAATTATTGAAAGTTTAGAAATGAAAAAGTATGTCACTATTGATCGAGATATAATTAAACTAACGGATTTAGGCCGTGAAGTAAGTATCAATCATGCTGAAACAATCTTTGACCGCTAG
- a CDS encoding phosphatase PAP2 family protein — MELSILNWIQTLRTPMLDRFFALFTSLGDHGEIWFIILLILFVMKKTRKVAILGLLAISIEVVLISGIIKPIVMRPRPFYANPVDLIIPVPRGSSFPSGHAASSFAVAMVLYFNNIKHKPIYISLAILMAFSRLYAYVHYPSDVLVGTVLGIFIAYEVTKYQDVLLKIMNSILVRIGIKKEIAP; from the coding sequence ATGGAACTATCAATCTTAAATTGGATACAGACTTTGAGAACACCGATGTTAGATCGCTTTTTTGCGCTCTTTACATCATTGGGAGATCATGGAGAGATCTGGTTTATAATTCTATTAATTCTATTTGTAATGAAAAAAACGCGAAAAGTCGCGATACTAGGTCTTCTTGCGATTTCAATTGAAGTCGTGTTAATCAGTGGTATTATTAAACCAATAGTCATGCGTCCAAGACCATTCTACGCAAACCCTGTTGACTTAATCATCCCAGTACCGAGAGGCTCTTCCTTTCCTTCGGGACATGCAGCCAGTTCTTTTGCGGTCGCAATGGTTTTGTATTTCAATAATATTAAACACAAACCTATTTATATATCGTTAGCGATATTAATGGCATTCTCAAGACTCTATGCATATGTTCACTACCCATCTGATGTTTTGGTTGGGACGGTGTTGGGAATTTTTATCGCATACGAGGTTACGAAATATCAGGATGTGCTTTTGAAAATCATGAATTCAATCCTTGTAAGAATAGGGATAAAAAAAGAAATAGCACCTTAA